The following proteins are co-located in the Dromiciops gliroides isolate mDroGli1 chromosome 2, mDroGli1.pri, whole genome shotgun sequence genome:
- the LOC122738484 gene encoding olfactory receptor 5AU1: protein MVGKNLNITTEFELLGLTNDPQLKKLLFGTFLIMYIITLVGNMTMFFLIHVSSNLHTPMYFFLKSLSFLDFWYSSVVIPQTLVNFLVEKRVISYLGCMAQMFFYAGFATTECYLIAAMAYDRYAAIHNPLLYHVTMSNSVCVSLVVGSFGVGFLNSLIHTSCIFSLNFCGAHVITHFFCDGPPILSLSCEDTFLCEILLFIFAGFNLLSSTFTILVSYLFIFLTIIRINSTEGRFKAFSTCISHLIAVCLFYGTTLFMYLRPASSYSMNQDRMVAVIYTVVIPMLNPLIYSLRNKDVKEALWKVLRGKQA, encoded by the coding sequence ATGGTTGGAAAGAACTTAAACATAACAACAGAATTTGAACTGTTGGGCCTCACCAATGACCCTCAGCTGAAGAAGCTGCTTTTTGGGACATTTTTGATCATGTACATTATCACTCTGGTGGGAAATATGACCATGTTCTTCTTGATCCATGTGAGCTCAAATCTGCACACTCCCATGTACTTCTTTCTGAAGAGCCTCTCCTTTTTGGATTTCTGGTACTCTTCAGTTGTCATCCCCCAGACCCTGGTGAACTTTTTAGTTGAGAAAAGGGTGATTTCCTATCTAGGATGTATGGCCCAGATGTTTTTTTATGCTGGATTTGCAACAACAGAATGCTACCTCATAGCTGCCATGGCCTATGACCGCTACGCTGCCATCCATAACCCACTACTCTATCATGTCACTATGTCCAACTCTGTATGCGTCTCTTTGGTTGTTGGCTCTTTTGGTGTTGGTTTTCTCAATTCTCTCATTCATACAAGCTGTATCTTCAGCTTAAATTTCTGTGGGGCCCACGTAATCACTCACTTTTTCTGTGATGGACCCCCAATCCTGTCTCTGTCTTGTGAAGACACCTTTCTTTGTGAAATCTTGCTCTTCATCTTCGCAGGCTTCAATCTTCTAAGTTCTACTTTCACCATCTTAGTTTCCTACCTCTTCATCTTTCTCACTATCATAAGAATCAATTCTACTGAAGGTAGGTTCAAAGCCTTTTCCACATGTATCTCCCATCTCATAGCTGTCTGCCTCTTCTATGGGACGACTCTCTTCATGTATCTTCGGCCTGCTTCCAGTTATTCCATGAACCAAGATCGTATGGTTGCTGTGATATACACCGTGGTCATCCCAATGCTGAATCCCCTAATCTATTCCCTGAGGAACAAAGATGTGAAGGAGGCTCTATGGAAAGTCTTGAGAGGGAAACAAGCATAA